A genomic segment from uncultured Alistipes sp. encodes:
- the ilvD gene encoding dihydroxy-acid dehydratase: protein MKHPLRSAITTSGRRMAGARSLWRANGMREEHFGRPVIGIANSFTQLVPGHVHLHEIGQLVKQRIENLGCFAAEFNTIAIDDGIAMGHDGMLYSLPSREIIADSVEYMANAHMIDALVCISNCDKITPGMLMAAMRLNIPTIFVSGGPMEAGRFGDRHLDLIDAMVMSADAKYSDEQIAEVERSACPGCGSCSGMFTANSMNCLTEALGLSLPGNGTIVATHANRRQLFEDAAALIVRNAERYYFEGDESVLPRSIASKAAFENAMSLDIAMGGSTNTVLHLLAVAHEAGVDFTMQDIDRLSRRVPVLCKVAPNSLYHIQDVNRAGGIFAILGELDRGGLLDTSVQRVDGRTLGEAIAACDILSPTASDAARRRSLSAPAGHYSRELGSQHCYYDTLDTDRAEGCIRDIAHAYFRDGGLAVLTGNIARSGCVVKTAGVDEKLFVFRGAARVYESQEQAMHGILNDEVKPGEVVVIRYEGPKGGPGMQEMLYPTSYLKSKHLDKACALITDGRFSGGTSGLSIGHVSPEAASGGEIAVVRTGDEIEIDIPNRSIRLLVDDAEIAARMAAQEHFRPAARDRKVPKSLRAYARLVSSADKGAVRILDDEA from the coding sequence ATGAAACACCCGCTCAGAAGCGCCATTACCACCTCGGGACGCCGCATGGCCGGAGCCCGCAGCCTCTGGCGCGCAAACGGTATGCGCGAAGAACACTTCGGACGCCCCGTCATCGGCATCGCGAACTCCTTCACGCAGCTCGTGCCCGGACACGTCCACCTGCACGAAATCGGCCAGTTGGTCAAACAACGCATCGAAAACCTCGGCTGCTTCGCCGCTGAATTCAATACCATCGCCATCGACGACGGAATCGCCATGGGACACGACGGAATGCTCTACTCGCTGCCCTCACGCGAAATCATCGCCGACAGCGTCGAATACATGGCCAACGCACACATGATCGACGCCCTGGTCTGCATCTCCAACTGCGACAAGATCACGCCCGGAATGCTGATGGCCGCCATGCGGCTCAACATCCCCACGATCTTCGTCTCCGGAGGCCCGATGGAGGCCGGACGCTTCGGCGACCGCCATCTCGACCTGATCGACGCCATGGTCATGTCGGCCGATGCGAAGTATTCCGACGAGCAGATCGCCGAAGTCGAACGCAGCGCCTGCCCCGGCTGCGGATCCTGCTCGGGCATGTTCACCGCCAACTCGATGAACTGCCTCACGGAGGCCCTCGGGCTCTCGCTCCCCGGCAACGGCACGATCGTCGCCACACACGCCAACCGCCGCCAGCTCTTCGAGGACGCCGCAGCTCTCATCGTGCGCAACGCCGAACGCTACTACTTCGAGGGGGACGAGAGCGTCCTGCCCCGCTCGATCGCCTCGAAGGCCGCCTTCGAGAACGCCATGTCGCTCGACATCGCCATGGGCGGCTCGACCAACACGGTCCTGCACCTGCTGGCCGTGGCACACGAAGCCGGCGTGGACTTCACGATGCAGGACATCGACCGCCTCTCGCGGCGCGTGCCGGTGCTCTGCAAGGTGGCGCCCAACTCCCTCTACCACATCCAGGACGTCAACCGCGCAGGCGGCATCTTCGCCATCCTCGGTGAACTCGACCGCGGCGGGCTGCTCGACACCTCGGTGCAGCGGGTCGACGGTCGCACACTCGGCGAGGCCATCGCGGCATGCGACATCCTCAGCCCCACGGCCTCGGATGCGGCCCGGCGCCGCTCGCTGAGCGCCCCCGCCGGCCACTACAGCCGCGAGCTGGGATCGCAGCACTGCTACTACGACACGCTCGACACCGACCGCGCCGAGGGTTGCATCCGCGACATCGCACATGCCTACTTCCGCGACGGCGGCCTGGCCGTCCTGACGGGCAACATCGCCCGCTCGGGCTGCGTCGTGAAGACCGCCGGGGTCGACGAAAAGCTCTTCGTCTTCCGCGGTGCCGCCCGCGTCTACGAATCGCAGGAGCAGGCCATGCACGGAATCCTCAACGACGAAGTCAAGCCCGGCGAGGTGGTCGTCATCCGCTACGAGGGCCCGAAAGGCGGCCCGGGAATGCAGGAGATGCTCTACCCCACGTCGTACCTCAAGTCGAAACACCTCGACAAGGCCTGCGCGCTGATCACCGACGGACGCTTCTCGGGCGGTACGTCGGGGCTCTCGATCGGACACGTCTCCCCGGAGGCCGCTTCGGGCGGTGAGATCGCCGTGGTCCGCACGGGCGACGAGATCGAAATCGACATCCCGAACCGTTCGATCCGCCTGCTGGTCGACGACGCGGAGATCGCCGCACGCATGGCCGCTCAGGAGCACTTCCGCCCGGCAGCCCGCGACCGCAAGGTCCCCAAATCGCTGAGAGCCTACGCCCGGCTGGTCAGCTCGGCGGACAAGGGCGCCGTGCGCATCCTCGATGACGAAGCCTAA
- a CDS encoding homoserine kinase, whose protein sequence is MKHIKVFAPGTVANLGCGFDVMGLTLDGVGDLLEVGVEPDAEGLSIRNDSGVDLPASLDDNVITPAVRAMLEAYGRPVRVEIRLLEKIVPGSGIGSSAASSAAAVYGINELLGRPFSGKQLVEFAMQGEALLGGTAHADNVGPALLGGVVLIRGYEPFDIVRLPVPDNFFYAVAHPAIVVSTKMAREVLPREISLSSAVKQWGNVGGLVAGFALRDVALIGRSMHDAVVEPYRKGFIPDYDVLKASALDEGALALNIAGSGPSVFALASDYAVACRIADRMKAHFAERGIACDTYAGRVSNAGARVVES, encoded by the coding sequence ATGAAACATATCAAGGTTTTTGCCCCGGGAACGGTGGCCAATCTGGGTTGCGGGTTCGATGTGATGGGCCTGACCCTCGACGGAGTGGGCGATCTGCTGGAGGTGGGTGTCGAGCCCGATGCCGAAGGGCTCTCGATCCGCAACGACAGCGGTGTCGATCTGCCCGCCTCGCTCGATGACAACGTCATCACGCCGGCCGTTCGGGCGATGCTCGAAGCCTACGGCCGCCCCGTGCGGGTTGAAATCCGCCTGCTCGAAAAGATCGTTCCGGGGAGCGGGATCGGATCGAGTGCGGCCTCGTCGGCTGCGGCCGTCTACGGCATCAACGAACTGCTGGGGCGTCCCTTCTCGGGCAAGCAGCTTGTGGAGTTCGCCATGCAGGGCGAGGCGCTGCTGGGCGGCACGGCTCATGCCGACAACGTGGGCCCGGCGCTGCTGGGCGGCGTGGTGCTGATCCGCGGTTACGAACCCTTCGACATTGTGCGCCTGCCGGTTCCCGATAACTTTTTCTACGCCGTGGCGCACCCGGCCATCGTCGTCAGCACGAAGATGGCCCGCGAGGTCCTTCCGCGCGAAATTTCGCTGTCAAGTGCCGTAAAACAGTGGGGCAATGTCGGCGGACTGGTTGCCGGATTCGCCCTGCGCGACGTGGCACTGATCGGCCGTTCGATGCACGACGCCGTGGTGGAACCCTACCGCAAGGGCTTTATTCCCGACTACGATGTCTTGAAGGCGAGTGCGTTGGACGAAGGGGCTCTGGCGCTGAATATCGCCGGATCGGGTCCTTCGGTTTTCGCCCTGGCCTCGGATTATGCGGTTGCCTGCCGGATTGCCGACCGGATGAAGGCGCACTTCGCCGAACGCGGCATCGCCTGCGATACCTATGCGGGTCGGGTGTCGAATGCGGGAGCACGGGTTGTCGAATCATAA